The Methanothermobacter sp. sequence CTTATAACTATTTCATAGCCATCTAATGGTATGCTGGCAGCATCATCCAAGTCATCTAATCCAACACCACCATTAACACTCTTTTTCTGGATGTTGGAGAGGATTATCTCTGATATGAGATTTTGCATCATTTCTCCGCCTGCACCATGTGACATGCTGATCTTCATAACTTCACCTTTTATTACCTTATCATTATAGTATTATAGGAGAGTATAAAAATTGTTTCCCCCCAGGGAACATTTCTCAAATTTGGAGTTCATCACCTAGGATCTTTGTGGATCCGAAAAATTTATATAATTAGGCGTTAATTAGTAGATGATATAACTTTTTCTCTGGAGAACCCTCCAGAGGGGTGATTGATAGTATCATCTGACTTAAATTATATCATCTAATTCTAAATATAATATATTTTGAGGTGATGTTAAATGGCGATATGGCAAGGTAGGTCCAAGAGAAAACCAACAGGTGGAAGGTTGAAAAAGAGTAGAGGCAAAAGGAAATATGAACTTGGAAGGGAAGCCGCGGAGACAAGAATCGGTGAAAGGAAGATGAGGATAATAAGGACAATGGGGGGTAACAGGAAGTTTAGGCTTGTAACAGACACCCATATAAATGTGGTTGACCCTGACACCAATAAGGTGGAAGTTGCAGAAATACTGAATGTGGTAGAGAATAAGGCCAACCCTCACTTCGTAAGGAGGAATATCATAACAAAGGGTGCAATCGTAGAGACGAGCAAAGGCCTTGCTAGGGTAACTTCAAGACCTGGCCAACATGGCATACTCAATGGCATATTAATCAAAAAATGATGGTGTATAAATTTGGTTGATAACCTGAAAAAGGAGATAATTTCCCAAGTTGAGAAATTCTTAGATTACATCAATAATAAGCTCCCAGAGGGGATGGAACTCGAATATGAGGGATTCTACCGGAGGGGTTTCTTCGTAACCAAGAAGAGATATGCTCTAATCGAGGATAATACTATCATAGTCAAGGGCCTTGAACTAGTAAGGAGGGACTGGGCGCCAATAGCCAAGAAGACACAGCAGATGGTTCTCCGGGCAATACTAGAGGAAGGATCACCCAGAAAGGCTAAAGATATTATAAGGAGGGTTATAAGGGATATTAAAGAGGGTAACGTGCGAGTCGAGGACCTTATCATACATACACAGATTACCAAGAACCTTGACGAATATAAGCAAGTAGGCCCCCATATAGTGGCAGCTAGAAGATCACTTAAAAAGGGTAGGCGGATTGAAAGAGGATCCATAATCCGCTACATTATAGTGAAAGGGAAAGAACCAATTAGTCAAAGGGCGGTTCCGGCTGAAGATTTCAAGGGGGAGTATGACCCTGATTATTATATAGAGAATCAGGTTCTAGCTGCTGTATCCCGTATAATAACTTCACTTGGATACTCAACGGATGATCTTCTCATGTTGGCGAAGGGTGAAAGACAGAGTAGCCTAGACGCATTCCTTTAGGGGGGTGGATTTCATGTTAAAAGCCGTGTACTTCGATATTGATGATACGCTATATGACACGTCAAGTTTTGCGATGTTAGCCAGAAAAGCTGCTTTAAGTGTCATGATCGAGGCTGGATTGCCCCTCACACAAGAGGAGGC is a genomic window containing:
- a CDS encoding DNA polymerase domain-containing protein, translating into MVDNLKKEIISQVEKFLDYINNKLPEGMELEYEGFYRRGFFVTKKRYALIEDNTIIVKGLELVRRDWAPIAKKTQQMVLRAILEEGSPRKAKDIIRRVIRDIKEGNVRVEDLIIHTQITKNLDEYKQVGPHIVAARRSLKKGRRIERGSIIRYIIVKGKEPISQRAVPAEDFKGEYDPDYYIENQVLAAVSRIITSLGYSTDDLLMLAKGERQSSLDAFL
- a CDS encoding 30S ribosomal protein S8e; the encoded protein is MAIWQGRSKRKPTGGRLKKSRGKRKYELGREAAETRIGERKMRIIRTMGGNRKFRLVTDTHINVVDPDTNKVEVAEILNVVENKANPHFVRRNIITKGAIVETSKGLARVTSRPGQHGILNGILIKK